The DNA segment CTGATTCAGTGGGCGTAGACAACGTCTACTCGATACTGGTAGACAGTGTCTATGGAACCTGACCAGGGACTCCGTGAGAGGCTCGTGCTCGTCGGCGCCGAGTTGCTCCGCACCGAAGGCCCGTCGGCGCTGTCCTTGCGGGAGATCGCCCGCCGCGCCGGCGTGTCACACGGCGCGCCGCGGCGCTACTTCCTCACCCACCTGGACCTGCTCGCCGCGATCGCCGGACTGGGCTTCGCCGATCTCGGTGACCGGATCACCACCGCGCTGGACGCCACCCCCGCCGACCCGCGCGACCGGGTGGCGGTGGTCGCCCGGGTCTACGCGCGGTTCGCCGCCGACGAACCCGGCATGTTCGAGCTGATGTTCCGGCAGGACCTGCTGGAGAGCGGCAACCTCGGCC comes from the Actinoplanes sp. OR16 genome and includes:
- a CDS encoding TetR/AcrR family transcriptional regulator, which translates into the protein MEPDQGLRERLVLVGAELLRTEGPSALSLREIARRAGVSHGAPRRYFLTHLDLLAAIAGLGFADLGDRITTALDATPADPRDRVAVVARVYARFAADEPGMFELMFRQDLLESGNLGLRDTGLPVFRLLVDLVSAARPDADQPAVVTAGALWAGLHGVVQLWNWGRLPFATGLTDSGPLVDAVITAHLGAAR